A part of Thermococcus sp. LS1 genomic DNA contains:
- a CDS encoding tungsten cofactor oxidoreductase radical SAM maturase encodes MENDAHKFDLDGAFVLIPKKPDLKYLYIEITNRCNLRCEMCFKQYWEDDEGDMDWDLFIKILDDAEELPELEMIYFGGIGEPTVHPRFMDMVREVKRRGFALGISTNGFLLTDKRIEELVKLGVDLIYFSIDSVPTQPADIGHIKPDYTGSRIRKIQEAKKKLGRDVPHIGVEVVATKENYKELPKIAHYVGSLGVDTLLISNIIPINTEHADMIVYDGSVDMKPIVDKLQAIYHGYLQKIAEFSLRTERHCEFIDKKVAVVRWDGEVAPCYRFLHTYPEIVFGREKIVTAYSFGNVREKSLADIWTSREYSWFRFVVKNSLYPSCTDCPLNESCSFVRDTNSDCWGNSPSCADCLWSRRIVLCPIPEKGMKGFW; translated from the coding sequence TTGGAGAACGACGCTCATAAGTTCGACCTTGATGGTGCATTCGTTCTAATCCCCAAGAAGCCCGATTTGAAATATCTCTACATAGAGATAACCAACCGCTGCAACCTCCGCTGTGAGATGTGCTTCAAGCAGTACTGGGAAGACGACGAAGGTGACATGGACTGGGATCTCTTCATCAAGATACTCGATGATGCAGAGGAGCTTCCAGAGCTGGAGATGATTTACTTTGGTGGCATAGGCGAGCCAACGGTTCACCCCCGCTTCATGGACATGGTCAGGGAAGTGAAGAGACGCGGCTTTGCCCTCGGCATAAGCACCAACGGATTCCTCCTTACGGACAAGCGAATAGAGGAGCTTGTGAAGCTTGGGGTTGACTTGATATACTTCTCGATCGATTCCGTACCGACGCAGCCAGCCGACATTGGACATATAAAGCCAGACTACACCGGATCCCGCATCAGGAAGATTCAGGAGGCCAAGAAAAAGCTGGGAAGGGACGTTCCCCACATAGGCGTTGAGGTCGTGGCGACAAAGGAGAACTACAAGGAGCTACCCAAGATAGCGCACTACGTTGGCTCTCTGGGTGTCGATACGCTACTCATCTCAAACATCATTCCAATAAACACGGAGCATGCTGATATGATAGTCTATGATGGTAGCGTGGACATGAAGCCGATAGTTGACAAGCTCCAAGCCATCTACCATGGCTATCTACAGAAGATAGCAGAGTTCTCCCTGAGGACAGAACGGCACTGTGAGTTCATTGATAAGAAAGTGGCCGTAGTAAGGTGGGATGGTGAGGTAGCTCCCTGCTACCGCTTCTTGCACACATATCCCGAGATAGTCTTCGGCAGGGAGAAAATAGTCACCGCTTACTCCTTCGGCAATGTTCGGGAGAAGAGCCTAGCGGACATTTGGACGAGTAGGGAGTACAGTTGGTTCAGATTCGTCGTTAAGAACTCTCTATATCCAAGCTGCACTGACTGTCCGCTCAATGAATCCTGCTCCTTTGTCCGGGATACAAACTCCGACTGCTGGGGCAACAGCCCGAGCTGCGCGGACTGTCTATGGTCCAGGCGCATAGTCCTCTGCCCAATACCCGAAAAGGGTATGAAGGGCTTTTGGTAG
- a CDS encoding helix-turn-helix transcriptional regulator, which yields MKNRLRELREARGLTQEELAKALGVTRQTIIAIEKGKYDPSLKLAFKIARFFGVLIEDIFVYEGERDDS from the coding sequence ATGAAGAACCGCCTCCGCGAGCTCAGGGAAGCCAGGGGACTAACCCAGGAGGAACTCGCTAAAGCCTTAGGCGTCACGAGGCAGACGATAATAGCGATAGAAAAGGGTAAGTACGATCCATCGCTTAAGCTTGCTTTCAAGATAGCGCGCTTTTTTGGAGTTCTCATTGAAGACATTTTCGTCTACGAGGGGGAGAGGGATGATAGTTGA
- a CDS encoding Lrp/AsnC family transcriptional regulator encodes MVRSYVLLTVEIGKVESVIEALKQIPGVTKADAVTGPYDAIVHIEAKDLGELTRKILHDIHNIDGVIDTTTAIVVEMEEEE; translated from the coding sequence ATGGTTAGGTCGTACGTTTTATTGACAGTTGAGATTGGAAAAGTCGAGAGCGTCATAGAGGCCCTCAAGCAGATTCCTGGAGTTACCAAGGCCGACGCAGTTACGGGCCCCTATGATGCCATAGTTCATATAGAGGCCAAGGACCTCGGCGAGCTGACCAGAAAGATACTCCACGACATACACAACATCGATGGCGTCATCGACACTACCACTGCAATAGTCGTAGAAATGGAAGAGGAGGAGTGA
- a CDS encoding ABC transporter ATP-binding protein, whose amino-acid sequence MIVEVVNLEKDYGKVKALKGISFEIPEGEIFGLIGPNGAGKSTTLKILSTLLRPTAGKASIAGYDVVKDASKVREFISYLPEEAGAYKNLTGYEYLEFMARLYAKGGRNFEEMLELGVKLSDLGDRLYDKVSTYSKGMTRKLLIARALMVKPKLAILDEPASGLDIVNAYTIRKTIREFARNEGVTFLISSHNMLEVEYLCNRVALINEGRIVDMGTPAELKEKYGAENLEEVFMRAVGAEINEPVGGEGS is encoded by the coding sequence ATGATAGTTGAGGTTGTGAACCTCGAGAAAGACTACGGAAAAGTGAAGGCCCTCAAGGGAATAAGCTTCGAGATTCCGGAGGGCGAAATCTTCGGTCTCATAGGGCCTAACGGCGCGGGAAAGAGTACTACGTTAAAGATACTCTCAACGCTCCTCAGACCAACGGCTGGAAAGGCGAGCATAGCAGGCTACGACGTTGTCAAGGACGCCTCAAAGGTCAGAGAGTTCATAAGCTACCTGCCGGAGGAAGCTGGCGCCTACAAGAACCTCACGGGTTACGAATATCTCGAGTTCATGGCGAGGCTCTACGCTAAGGGAGGGAGGAACTTTGAGGAGATGCTGGAGCTCGGCGTTAAGCTGAGCGACTTGGGGGACAGGCTCTATGACAAAGTCTCGACGTATTCCAAAGGGATGACAAGGAAGCTCCTTATAGCGAGGGCACTGATGGTGAAGCCCAAGCTGGCAATTCTTGACGAGCCCGCAAGCGGCCTTGATATAGTCAACGCTTACACCATAAGGAAGACCATCAGGGAGTTCGCGAGGAACGAGGGCGTTACGTTTCTCATCTCGAGTCACAACATGCTCGAAGTCGAGTACCTCTGCAACAGGGTTGCCCTCATCAATGAGGGCAGAATAGTCGACATGGGCACTCCGGCCGAGCTCAAGGAGAAGTACGGCGCTGAGAACCTCGAAGAGGTCTTCATGAGGGCTGTGGGGGCGGAAATCAATGAACCCGTTGGGGGTGAGGGCTCATGA
- a CDS encoding ABC transporter permease, whose translation MSDFWVMAKKELRNLFRDRKLIFGLVVIPLILFPVMGKVITLGLEQAQGETKVAIVDFDEGGYGEVLIKALEVTPNVTVAVINATSLDEALQKAVLEKQNVLVVIPPDFSTKLEGNEKATVQIYGIFTTIGAGIKESVSEGRINAVIGVLSDGIARIKIEQLGAGNPDAILRPIETESKSVIRGKIVDIPPSIVSNVIASQAFSIPMIVFLMVMVTAQMAAGAMAAEKENKTLETLLTLPVARTKIVGAKIFGTAVMGLMAAIAYMIGMRSYLGSFGLGATGITLEDIGLSVTPTGMLLFALLVFLTIIFSLSLAMILAIFAEDVQSATTVVSAVIMPLAFPAFLLMYTDISDLPVAIKYVLLAIPFTHPIVDYRYILLGDYGSVFLSVGYLALMAGLTLYVTAWIFSTEKVMTAKISWGRKKME comes from the coding sequence ATGAGCGACTTCTGGGTGATGGCGAAGAAAGAACTCAGGAACCTCTTCAGGGACAGGAAGCTTATCTTCGGTCTTGTGGTCATACCTCTCATCCTGTTCCCGGTCATGGGCAAGGTGATAACCCTTGGGCTGGAGCAGGCACAGGGCGAGACGAAGGTCGCCATAGTGGACTTCGATGAGGGAGGGTACGGTGAAGTTCTGATAAAGGCCCTTGAGGTAACTCCAAACGTAACTGTCGCGGTCATCAACGCAACATCCCTGGATGAAGCCCTTCAGAAGGCAGTTCTGGAGAAGCAGAACGTTCTTGTGGTGATTCCTCCGGACTTTTCAACGAAGCTCGAAGGCAACGAGAAGGCCACTGTTCAAATTTACGGTATCTTCACGACAATCGGTGCGGGTATAAAGGAGAGCGTCAGTGAGGGCAGGATAAACGCCGTTATCGGAGTTCTAAGCGATGGAATAGCCCGGATAAAGATTGAGCAGCTCGGGGCTGGAAATCCAGACGCGATACTTCGGCCGATAGAGACAGAGAGCAAATCTGTCATCAGGGGTAAGATAGTTGACATCCCGCCGAGCATAGTCTCGAACGTCATAGCCTCACAGGCCTTCTCAATACCTATGATAGTCTTCCTTATGGTGATGGTCACCGCCCAGATGGCTGCCGGGGCGATGGCGGCCGAAAAGGAGAACAAAACCCTTGAGACGCTCCTGACCCTTCCCGTTGCCAGAACAAAGATAGTAGGTGCCAAGATCTTTGGAACCGCCGTCATGGGTCTGATGGCGGCGATAGCCTACATGATAGGAATGCGCAGCTACCTTGGCTCCTTCGGTCTGGGGGCGACGGGCATAACCCTCGAAGACATTGGTCTCAGCGTGACGCCGACGGGGATGCTCCTCTTCGCCCTCCTCGTCTTCCTGACCATAATCTTCTCCCTCAGCTTGGCGATGATACTCGCAATCTTCGCGGAAGACGTGCAGAGCGCCACAACGGTGGTGAGCGCAGTGATAATGCCCCTTGCCTTTCCCGCGTTCCTCCTTATGTACACGGACATCAGCGACCTGCCAGTGGCCATCAAGTATGTCCTGCTGGCGATTCCGTTCACACACCCGATAGTGGACTACCGCTACATCCTCCTTGGTGACTACGGTTCAGTATTTCTCAGCGTGGGGTATCTTGCCTTAATGGCCGGACTGACGCTCTACGTTACCGCGTGGATATTCTCAACGGAGAAGGTTATGACGGCAAAAATAAGCTGGGGAAGGAAGAAGATGGAGTGA
- a CDS encoding dephospho-CoA kinase: MIIIVTGMPGSGKSKIVREFERRGFPSVSLGDIVREETEKRGLPKTKENIAKVSIRLRQELGQNAVAKLAVEKVRELLRKNKAVVIDGVRSLDEVGTFRSAFPNEEIIIVAVHTPPRQRFERLKARGRHDDPQSWEDFEERDWKELKFGIGNVIAMADYMIVNDCPKEEYERRVKELVEKILAEH, encoded by the coding sequence ATGATAATCATCGTGACAGGAATGCCAGGTTCCGGGAAGAGCAAGATTGTGAGGGAGTTTGAAAGAAGGGGCTTTCCGAGCGTTTCTCTCGGGGACATCGTCAGAGAGGAAACGGAGAAGCGCGGACTGCCCAAGACCAAGGAAAACATCGCCAAGGTCAGCATCCGCCTGAGGCAGGAGCTGGGCCAGAACGCCGTGGCAAAGCTCGCCGTTGAGAAGGTTCGGGAACTCCTCAGAAAGAATAAAGCAGTTGTAATCGACGGCGTTCGCTCCCTCGACGAGGTGGGAACATTCAGGAGTGCCTTTCCAAACGAGGAGATAATAATCGTGGCCGTCCACACACCACCGAGACAGCGCTTCGAGAGGCTCAAAGCCAGGGGAAGACACGACGACCCGCAGAGCTGGGAGGACTTCGAGGAGCGCGATTGGAAGGAGCTCAAGTTCGGCATAGGAAACGTCATAGCAATGGCCGACTACATGATAGTCAATGACTGCCCGAAGGAAGAATACGAGAGAAGAGTTAAGGAGCTCGTTGAGAAGATTTTAGCCGAGCATTGA
- a CDS encoding DUF257 family protein — MDTSVFEKHLFGKANRGDMILVEYPSTYPIEEFSWSFLIPALVERGGVVIGDFFGIGDLMFRNYTRKVSGKEYSKIIELIKEIKIVKIGPGSASYGEVIEEVVPAYDSHSFLKNYHTVVNRMTHCPTKPEYFVTFGLAHYVHFGGDEAVKAILTGISTIPLEEWVGIHFINVDILSREHVAMLEEMASMVFYISKDGLIVKKGGEAFDSGGG; from the coding sequence ATGGACACTTCCGTCTTTGAGAAACATCTCTTTGGGAAGGCCAACAGAGGAGACATGATTCTTGTGGAGTATCCATCAACATATCCTATAGAGGAGTTCTCGTGGAGCTTCCTGATTCCGGCACTTGTTGAGAGGGGTGGGGTTGTTATAGGCGACTTCTTTGGTATCGGTGATCTTATGTTCCGGAACTACACCCGCAAGGTGTCTGGTAAGGAGTACTCAAAGATAATCGAGCTCATCAAGGAAATCAAGATTGTCAAGATAGGCCCGGGTTCGGCCAGCTACGGTGAGGTGATAGAGGAAGTCGTGCCTGCCTATGACTCTCACAGCTTCCTGAAGAACTACCACACGGTCGTTAACAGGATGACGCACTGCCCCACCAAGCCGGAGTACTTCGTAACCTTTGGGCTGGCCCACTACGTCCACTTTGGGGGAGATGAGGCTGTGAAGGCAATACTCACGGGCATCAGCACCATTCCCCTGGAAGAGTGGGTTGGAATCCATTTCATCAACGTCGACATTTTAAGCAGGGAACACGTAGCGATGCTCGAGGAGATGGCCTCGATGGTTTTCTACATATCAAAAGATGGCCTGATAGTAAAGAAGGGCGGTGAGGCGTTTGATTCGGGAGGGGGATAA
- a CDS encoding RNA-binding domain-containing protein, protein MFEEVEVEAYVYPTEDIEKVKRAMLNLIPDLEFEAFDRGDYIILTGKTRSKKALQRLYELFRGQAILDTARSFLEEGYFGEEIIIKVNKQAAYAGVVNFNEESPLGPITIIIRTKDPQRLMKWLAPRTKDGVPIE, encoded by the coding sequence ATGTTCGAGGAAGTTGAGGTTGAGGCTTACGTTTATCCGACGGAGGATATAGAGAAGGTCAAGAGGGCGATGCTGAATCTGATTCCGGATTTGGAGTTCGAGGCATTCGACAGAGGAGACTACATCATCTTGACCGGAAAAACCAGGAGCAAGAAAGCCCTTCAGAGGCTCTACGAGCTCTTCCGCGGCCAGGCAATACTCGACACAGCGCGCTCGTTCCTCGAGGAGGGCTACTTCGGCGAGGAGATAATCATAAAGGTCAACAAACAGGCAGCTTACGCTGGGGTGGTGAACTTCAACGAGGAATCCCCACTAGGCCCGATAACGATAATCATCCGCACCAAAGATCCGCAGAGGCTCATGAAGTGGCTCGCACCGAGGACAAAAGATGGAGTACCTATAGAATAA
- a CDS encoding aldehyde ferredoxin oxidoreductase family protein — protein MFAYWGRILRVNLSTGKISEEKFDEKFAQKWLGTRGFGIYYLLKEIDPTVDPFSPENKIIYATGPLTGTTAPTGGRYMVITKSPLTGYIAMANSGGFFGAELKFAGWDAIIVEGKADHPVYIYINDDQVEIRDASHLWGKLVSETEEKLREEVGDKRVRIASIGPAGENLVRFAAVMNDEHRAAGRGGVGAVMGSKNLKAIVVRGHKRVEVADRAKFTSVVKEKTDKLRNDPTAGGGLPKYGTAVLVNIINQNGLYPTRNFQDSQFEYAEEQSGEAMTAKYLIRNKPCYACPIGCGRVNKLPTVGVTEGPEYESIWALGAHLGINDLASIIEANHLIDDLGMDTISTGGTLATAMELFEKGLIKPEDLGEEAPPFRWGNTEVLHYYIEKIARREGFGDKLAEGGYRLAEMYNGTEYFMGVKKQELPAYDPRGAEGHGLGYATNNRGGCHIKQYMISPEILGYPYKMDPHDISDEKVKMVIIFQDLTALIDAAGLCLFTTFGLGADDYRDMLNAALGWDLTTEEYLKIGERIWNAERLFNLKAGLDPLKEDTLPKRLLEEPVKQGPNKGRVVRLKEMLPRYYALRGWTEDGRIPEEKLKELGLDEF, from the coding sequence ATGTTTGCATACTGGGGAAGAATTTTGAGGGTTAACCTAAGCACAGGCAAAATCAGTGAAGAGAAGTTCGACGAGAAGTTTGCCCAGAAGTGGCTTGGAACCAGAGGATTTGGTATCTACTACCTCCTGAAGGAGATAGACCCAACGGTTGACCCATTCAGCCCTGAAAACAAAATAATATACGCCACCGGCCCGTTGACTGGAACCACTGCCCCAACTGGCGGCAGATACATGGTTATAACCAAGAGCCCACTGACTGGCTATATAGCCATGGCAAACTCCGGTGGCTTCTTCGGAGCCGAGCTGAAGTTCGCTGGCTGGGACGCTATAATAGTCGAGGGCAAGGCTGACCACCCGGTTTACATATACATAAACGACGACCAGGTTGAAATAAGGGATGCAAGCCACCTCTGGGGCAAGCTCGTGAGCGAGACCGAAGAGAAACTCAGGGAAGAAGTCGGCGACAAGAGGGTTCGCATCGCCTCAATAGGCCCGGCAGGTGAGAACCTCGTCCGCTTCGCTGCGGTAATGAACGACGAGCACAGGGCAGCCGGAAGGGGTGGCGTTGGAGCCGTCATGGGAAGCAAGAACCTCAAGGCGATAGTTGTTCGCGGCCACAAGAGAGTTGAGGTCGCCGACAGGGCCAAGTTCACCAGCGTGGTGAAGGAGAAGACAGACAAGCTCAGGAACGATCCGACTGCCGGCGGCGGACTGCCGAAGTACGGTACAGCAGTTCTTGTCAACATAATCAACCAGAACGGCCTCTATCCGACCAGGAACTTCCAGGACAGCCAGTTTGAGTACGCCGAAGAGCAGAGCGGTGAGGCTATGACCGCCAAATATCTCATCAGGAACAAGCCCTGTTACGCCTGTCCGATCGGCTGTGGAAGGGTCAACAAGCTTCCAACCGTCGGCGTCACCGAAGGTCCTGAGTACGAGAGCATCTGGGCGCTCGGAGCGCACCTCGGAATAAACGACCTGGCAAGCATCATAGAGGCCAACCACTTGATAGACGATCTCGGTATGGACACCATCTCAACCGGTGGAACCCTTGCCACTGCCATGGAGCTCTTCGAGAAGGGCCTCATCAAGCCTGAGGATCTCGGCGAGGAGGCTCCGCCCTTCAGGTGGGGCAACACCGAGGTTCTGCACTACTACATCGAGAAGATAGCCAGGAGAGAGGGCTTCGGTGACAAGCTCGCCGAGGGTGGCTACAGGCTTGCCGAGATGTACAACGGCACCGAGTACTTCATGGGCGTCAAGAAGCAGGAGCTTCCGGCCTACGACCCGAGGGGTGCAGAGGGCCATGGCCTTGGTTACGCTACCAACAACCGTGGCGGCTGCCACATTAAGCAGTACATGATAAGTCCGGAGATACTTGGCTACCCATACAAGATGGATCCGCACGACATCAGCGACGAGAAGGTTAAGATGGTCATAATCTTCCAGGACCTTACCGCGTTGATAGACGCCGCGGGTCTGTGTTTATTCACAACCTTCGGACTTGGTGCGGACGACTACCGCGACATGCTTAATGCAGCCCTTGGATGGGACCTCACTACCGAGGAGTACCTCAAGATTGGAGAGCGCATCTGGAACGCAGAGAGGCTCTTCAACCTCAAGGCCGGCCTCGACCCGCTCAAGGAGGACACCCTGCCCAAGAGGCTCCTCGAGGAGCCCGTCAAGCAGGGCCCGAACAAGGGAAGGGTCGTCAGGCTCAAGGAGATGCTTCCAAGGTACTATGCACTCCGCGGCTGGACCGAGGATGGAAGAATCCCCGAGGAGAAGCTCAAGGAGCTCGGCCTGGACGAGTTCTGA
- a CDS encoding signal recognition particle protein Srp19, translating into MRKFVVWPNELDARLSRRYGRTVGKEFAVDGPTIQEIVDAAESLGMKVVELDENKLNPRLAGLDEEYRRRGMVRIESKHPKGKSLKMIGQKIREIRKTRAKAKDKKSKSKRKKR; encoded by the coding sequence ATGAGAAAGTTCGTAGTGTGGCCCAACGAGCTCGATGCAAGGCTCAGCAGGCGATACGGGCGGACCGTTGGAAAGGAATTTGCCGTTGATGGGCCAACGATTCAGGAAATCGTCGATGCAGCCGAGAGCCTCGGGATGAAAGTTGTCGAATTGGATGAGAACAAGCTGAATCCAAGGTTAGCCGGCCTCGACGAGGAGTACAGAAGGCGTGGCATGGTCAGGATAGAGAGCAAGCACCCCAAGGGCAAGAGCCTGAAGATGATAGGTCAGAAGATCAGGGAAATCAGAAAAACCCGGGCTAAGGCCAAAGACAAGAAGTCCAAATCCAAGAGGAAAAAGAGGTAA
- a CDS encoding DUF2178 domain-containing protein has protein sequence MNELALISLVSIAVGGILGYFLSREIVTNIGIPPDERAEEISKRAAMKTLELVLLVTVVSLYYYAFVTKSEDCANAMSLIFATIFFGNMAFRAYYSRKM, from the coding sequence ATGAACGAGCTTGCCCTCATCTCGTTGGTCTCAATCGCCGTTGGCGGAATTTTGGGATATTTTCTATCACGGGAGATCGTAACCAACATCGGCATCCCTCCTGACGAAAGGGCGGAGGAAATATCGAAGAGAGCAGCAATGAAAACGCTGGAGCTGGTTCTCTTAGTTACGGTTGTTTCCCTTTATTACTACGCGTTTGTTACCAAGAGCGAAGATTGCGCCAATGCGATGAGCCTGATCTTTGCGACGATTTTCTTTGGCAACATGGCCTTCAGGGCATACTATTCAAGAAAGATGTGA
- a CDS encoding ZIP family metal transporter, with amino-acid sequence MLDNFTANLAEWMLEISGGNILWVSFYAGLFVAIMTSLGAMTAIFAKNIPERGVDFSLSFAAGVMIVASFTSLILPAIESTGSFGPAGIGIALGILMVFVIDRLIPHEHMVKGYEGPRDLKNRLRKVWLLVLALIIHNLPEGLAIGTSLVYNLEVGLVTAIAIGIQDFPEGTVVSLPLAVIQKKRLQPIMIGVLSGLAEMAMVILGAVFFTAFAWSLPYGLGLAGGAMLYVTVKEMIPEIYKREENETLVTLGFFVGFYVMLFLDSMLG; translated from the coding sequence GTGTTAGACAACTTCACCGCGAACCTCGCCGAGTGGATGCTCGAGATCTCCGGGGGCAACATCCTGTGGGTCTCCTTCTATGCAGGCCTGTTTGTGGCTATCATGACTTCTCTCGGCGCGATGACGGCAATATTTGCCAAGAACATCCCTGAAAGGGGAGTTGACTTCAGCCTGAGCTTCGCGGCTGGAGTTATGATAGTCGCGAGCTTCACCAGCCTAATTCTCCCTGCTATAGAAAGCACCGGGAGCTTTGGGCCGGCTGGAATCGGAATAGCCCTTGGCATTCTCATGGTCTTTGTGATAGACCGCCTCATCCCCCATGAGCACATGGTCAAGGGCTACGAAGGCCCGAGAGATTTGAAAAATAGGCTCAGGAAGGTCTGGCTCCTCGTCCTTGCCCTCATAATCCACAACCTGCCAGAGGGATTAGCCATTGGTACTTCTCTCGTTTACAACCTTGAGGTTGGCCTAGTTACGGCCATAGCCATAGGCATCCAGGACTTCCCTGAAGGAACGGTCGTCTCGCTCCCTCTAGCTGTCATCCAGAAGAAGCGCCTCCAGCCGATTATGATCGGCGTTCTGAGCGGGTTGGCTGAAATGGCGATGGTGATCCTCGGAGCAGTCTTCTTCACGGCTTTTGCTTGGTCTCTGCCCTACGGCCTTGGGTTGGCAGGAGGAGCCATGCTTTACGTAACTGTGAAGGAGATGATTCCTGAGATATACAAGAGGGAAGAAAACGAGACGCTTGTAACTCTGGGCTTCTTTGTTGGATTCTACGTGATGCTCTTCCTCGACTCAATGCTCGGCTAA